One genomic region from Candidatus Acidiferrales bacterium encodes:
- a CDS encoding response regulator has translation MHILLVDDEVENRVALAEVLRAEGYSVDTASDGLEALELIKNLEFDAVVTDALMPRMDGFVLCRTVKADEAHKDLPVIILTGEYTNSLDIQFAKNLGAIDVLRKTADPDLLLRLLSTFKEPSTAPGVPVHKEIPEKEYLKEYSEVLVRKLEAKMAELEAVNQKLVERNVQLERERRKYRQLFISANDGILLVNRSDGIVIESNIHARKILKLSEKGLSQKPLIELKPFGELLFEKISRGEAVQFESTYENEKSKIFLDISGSSTGTEDNLYIVIIRNVTRRREWLERFIMLDKLRAVGRLSSGLVHEIGNPLNVISVNLQFLDKSLDEKLPEKNFTKSALSGVKSIEKVMRETMNFAQPQAPAKTKLRLGSLLSEISGLAKTSLQKSKISLEIEQSETNDTIAADKSQLLHAILNIVENSIEAMPNGGKLLFRLEDCADVNELVLKIVDTGVGMDEDTVKLAVEPFYTTKDGATGMGLSISHRLLELNDASLSIESQPGFGTTVTIRFRRENQ, from the coding sequence ATGCATATCCTATTAGTCGATGACGAAGTAGAAAATCGCGTGGCTCTCGCGGAAGTTCTGAGGGCTGAAGGGTATTCTGTCGATACTGCATCGGACGGGCTGGAAGCCCTGGAATTGATAAAAAATCTTGAGTTTGACGCAGTCGTGACGGATGCCTTGATGCCCCGAATGGACGGCTTTGTGCTGTGCAGGACTGTAAAGGCCGACGAGGCGCATAAAGATCTTCCGGTAATTATTCTGACCGGTGAATATACTAATTCCCTGGACATCCAGTTTGCGAAAAATCTGGGAGCAATCGATGTCTTAAGGAAAACGGCGGACCCGGACCTTCTCCTCAGACTCCTCTCGACTTTCAAGGAGCCGTCCACGGCACCCGGCGTCCCTGTCCACAAAGAAATCCCCGAAAAAGAATATTTAAAAGAATACAGCGAAGTTCTTGTCAGGAAGCTCGAAGCAAAAATGGCCGAGCTGGAAGCGGTGAATCAGAAGCTTGTCGAGAGAAACGTTCAACTCGAACGCGAGAGAAGAAAGTACCGGCAGCTTTTTATTTCTGCAAACGACGGAATACTCTTGGTGAATCGTTCCGATGGGATCGTGATTGAGTCGAACATCCATGCCAGGAAGATTCTGAAGCTGAGCGAGAAAGGGCTCTCGCAGAAACCGTTGATAGAGCTTAAACCTTTCGGCGAATTGTTGTTCGAAAAAATTTCCCGTGGGGAGGCGGTACAGTTCGAAAGCACCTATGAAAATGAAAAGTCGAAAATTTTCCTCGATATAAGCGGTTCGTCGACCGGCACTGAAGACAATCTTTACATCGTGATTATCAGGAACGTCACAAGGCGAAGAGAGTGGCTCGAGAGATTCATCATGCTTGATAAGTTGCGTGCCGTCGGAAGACTTTCGAGCGGACTCGTCCACGAAATAGGAAATCCGCTGAACGTCATCTCAGTCAATCTGCAGTTTCTTGACAAAAGCCTGGACGAAAAACTCCCGGAAAAAAACTTTACCAAGTCCGCTCTATCGGGGGTGAAATCCATTGAGAAGGTTATGCGCGAAACTATGAATTTCGCTCAACCGCAGGCACCGGCGAAAACAAAACTTCGGTTAGGCTCGCTGCTTTCGGAAATCTCGGGACTCGCAAAAACGTCTCTTCAGAAATCGAAGATAAGCTTAGAAATAGAGCAGAGCGAGACAAACGATACGATAGCCGCCGACAAGTCACAGCTTCTTCATGCAATTCTGAACATTGTCGAGAACTCCATCGAGGCGATGCCCAATGGAGGTAAACTCCTTTTCAGGCTCGAAGATTGCGCTGATGTCAACGAACTCGTTTTGAAGATCGTCGATACCGGTGTGGGGATGGACGAAGATACGGTAAAGCTTGCCGTCGAACCTTTCTACACGACCAAAGACGGAGCAACGGGAATGGGCCTGTCGATATCCCACCGCCTCTTGGAATTGAACGATGCGAGCCTAAGTATCGAAAGCCAGCCCGGGTTCGGGACGACAGTCACGATTCGTTTCAGAAGAGAGAATCAGTAG
- a CDS encoding sigma-54 dependent transcriptional regulator yields the protein MPNKILIVDDDELLNNSLNAVLTRSGYEVLSVLKGEEAIQQISDFQPDIVLLDLYLGSITGLDILQRLRSDNNSTPVILITAFSDVNSAVRAIKLGAEDFVLKPLDLEQLEILINKTLNRKNLERRYELLKDEMQQKFGPYAIVGKSDNLRKVVYTAERLARADTTVLIVGESGSGKELVARLIHEKSDLSDGPFISINCGAIPKELAESELFGYEKGAFTGAMDKMRQGKFELANRGTILLDEVGELTQELQVKLLRVLETKRFYRLGGAKEISVDVRIIAATNKNLKTAVEKGAFREDLFYRLNIAQVHVPPLRERTEDIALLANTFLDEFNKKFGKSIKGFTPDAIKVLEKYPWPGNVRELKNAVERVALLETDTVIKREHLAFLSMHPGFNSSKIMDNKEIVSVPSHGIRMDDIMKEAILQTLDLTGGNQIQAAKILGLTRSRLRYRMQQLKIKYEPRKN from the coding sequence GTGCCAAACAAAATACTGATAGTCGATGACGACGAGCTACTCAATAATTCCCTGAATGCAGTTCTCACGAGAAGCGGATATGAAGTCCTCTCCGTTCTCAAGGGCGAAGAAGCCATCCAGCAAATTTCCGACTTCCAGCCGGATATTGTTCTTCTTGACCTTTATTTAGGCTCGATAACCGGGCTCGATATACTTCAAAGACTTCGCTCCGATAACAACAGCACGCCGGTAATTCTTATTACGGCGTTTTCGGATGTCAACAGTGCGGTACGTGCCATAAAGCTTGGTGCTGAAGATTTTGTCCTCAAGCCTCTCGATCTGGAACAGCTTGAGATTCTCATCAATAAGACTTTAAACCGGAAAAATCTCGAGCGGCGTTATGAGCTTCTCAAAGATGAGATGCAGCAGAAGTTCGGGCCGTACGCGATCGTCGGCAAAAGCGATAACCTTCGGAAGGTCGTCTACACCGCGGAAAGGCTTGCCCGCGCCGACACGACTGTATTGATAGTCGGCGAAAGCGGTTCGGGCAAGGAACTTGTCGCACGCTTGATCCATGAAAAGAGCGATCTGTCCGACGGCCCGTTTATTTCAATCAACTGCGGCGCAATCCCCAAGGAACTTGCCGAGAGCGAGCTCTTCGGTTATGAGAAGGGCGCGTTCACCGGCGCGATGGATAAAATGAGACAGGGGAAATTCGAGCTTGCCAATCGCGGCACGATTCTTCTTGATGAAGTCGGAGAGCTGACGCAGGAACTGCAGGTTAAGCTTCTGCGTGTCCTGGAAACAAAAAGATTTTACAGGCTGGGCGGGGCGAAAGAAATTTCGGTGGATGTGCGGATAATTGCCGCCACAAATAAGAATTTGAAAACTGCCGTCGAAAAAGGTGCATTCCGCGAAGACCTTTTCTACCGGCTCAACATCGCCCAAGTTCATGTCCCGCCGCTTCGTGAGAGAACAGAAGACATTGCGCTTCTCGCGAATACATTTCTTGATGAGTTCAATAAAAAATTCGGGAAGTCCATAAAAGGTTTCACGCCGGACGCGATCAAGGTCCTTGAAAAATACCCGTGGCCGGGAAATGTGCGTGAGCTTAAGAACGCCGTTGAACGAGTTGCGCTGCTCGAAACGGATACGGTAATAAAACGCGAGCACCTCGCCTTTCTCAGCATGCATCCAGGTTTCAACTCCTCGAAGATAATGGACAACAAAGAGATTGTTTCGGTCCCCAGCCATGGCATTAGAATGGACGATATAATGAAAGAGGCTATCTTGCAGACGTTGGATCTCACAGGGGGAAATCAAATCCAGGCCGCAAAAATCCTGGGACTGACAAGATCGCGTTTGCGATACCGAATGCAGCAGCTCAAAATCAAGTACGAACCAAGGAAGAATTAG
- the gltX gene encoding glutamate--tRNA ligase yields the protein MNDVRVRFAPSPTGYLHVGGLRTALYNFLFAKGSGGKFVLRVEDTDRSRYVDGAVENLINTLCWAGLEYDEGPNAGGEFGPYVQSERLDIYKNHVSTLIEKKAAYRCFCTPERLEQMRKELEKKKLTPKYDRTCLRLSEKEIEESLASGKPYVVRMRVPDDAPIRFSDMVRGDVEFSPEQIDDQVLLKSDGYPTYHLANVVDDHLMKISHVIRGEEWLSSTPKHVLLYRFFGWELPNFAHLPLLLNPDRSKLSKRQGDVAVEDYRKKGYLPEALANFVALLGWNPGDDREIFTLKELEKEFSLEKVNKAGAIFNIEKLNWLNFQHLRRKTDDEVLAMLKEYLSAAGYQPLEDQYLRGVVAAMRERVTFVKDYVEKSPYFFQAPKEYDPDVIKKRWDPKSPDYLRELVSEFSKLEYPRKEDYEAALKRSAESMKVGNGELIHPLRLAVSGVGEGPGVYEIIYILGKEETLRRLNSAIERIK from the coding sequence ATGAATGACGTTCGAGTAAGATTTGCGCCGAGTCCAACCGGTTATTTGCATGTCGGCGGATTAAGAACTGCGCTTTATAATTTTCTTTTCGCGAAAGGATCCGGCGGCAAGTTTGTCCTGCGGGTCGAAGATACGGACAGGTCGCGGTACGTAGATGGGGCGGTTGAAAATTTGATCAATACGCTTTGCTGGGCCGGTCTGGAATATGACGAGGGACCAAACGCCGGTGGAGAATTCGGTCCTTACGTTCAAAGCGAGCGGTTAGACATCTACAAGAACCACGTCAGTACTCTAATCGAAAAGAAAGCGGCATACCGATGCTTTTGCACGCCGGAACGCCTCGAACAAATGCGAAAAGAACTGGAGAAGAAGAAGCTGACGCCGAAGTACGATCGAACGTGCCTTCGCCTTTCAGAAAAAGAGATTGAAGAGAGTCTCGCCTCCGGGAAACCGTATGTTGTTAGAATGAGAGTGCCGGATGACGCGCCCATCAGATTTTCAGATATGGTCAGGGGCGACGTGGAATTCTCTCCCGAACAAATTGACGATCAGGTTTTGTTGAAGTCCGACGGCTATCCGACGTACCATCTCGCTAATGTTGTTGACGATCATCTGATGAAGATCTCCCACGTCATTCGAGGGGAGGAATGGCTGTCGAGCACGCCGAAGCATGTCCTGCTCTACCGGTTCTTCGGGTGGGAGCTGCCGAATTTCGCGCACCTCCCTTTGCTGCTCAATCCGGATCGATCAAAGCTGAGCAAACGTCAAGGCGATGTTGCGGTTGAAGATTACAGGAAGAAAGGATATCTGCCGGAAGCACTCGCGAATTTCGTGGCTCTCCTGGGGTGGAATCCCGGTGACGATAGAGAAATTTTTACTCTAAAGGAACTCGAAAAGGAATTCTCGCTCGAGAAAGTAAACAAAGCCGGTGCAATATTTAATATTGAAAAATTGAATTGGTTGAACTTCCAGCATCTCCGGCGCAAAACTGACGATGAGGTCCTCGCCATGCTGAAAGAATATCTGTCGGCGGCCGGGTATCAGCCATTGGAGGATCAGTATTTGCGCGGAGTGGTGGCCGCGATGCGCGAGAGAGTCACGTTTGTGAAGGATTACGTTGAAAAGAGTCCCTACTTTTTTCAAGCACCGAAGGAATACGATCCAGATGTGATCAAGAAAAGATGGGACCCAAAGTCGCCGGATTATTTAAGAGAACTGGTCTCCGAGTTTTCTAAATTAGAATACCCACGAAAGGAAGATTACGAAGCCGCTTTGAAGCGGTCCGCCGAGTCGATGAAAGTCGGAAACGGGGAGTTGATCCATCCTCTGAGACTTGCGGTTTCTGGAGTTGGAGAAGGGCCGGGAGTTTACGAAATTATTTACATTCTAGGCAAGGAAGAAACCTTAAGACGCCTCAATTCTGCAATCGAAAGAATTAAATAG
- a CDS encoding glutamine--tRNA ligase/YqeY domain fusion protein has protein sequence MEHEETEESAKAPAAGHEKRNFIRDIIDEDLRFGKYDTVHTRFPPEPNGYLHIGHAKSICLNFGTAKDYKGLCNLRFDDTNPTKEEVEYVESIKEDMRWLGFDWEDREFYASDYFDKLYEFAIKLIKKGKAYVDDLSADEIREHRGTLTEPGKDSPCRNRSVDENLSLFDRMRAGEFPDGSRTLRAKIDMSSPNLNMRDPVMYRILHAAHHRTGDKWCIYPMYDWAHGQSDSIEGITHSICTLEFEDHRPLYNWFVEQLEIFHPRQIEFARLNLTYTVMSKRRLLQLVQENHVGGWNDPRMPTISGLRRRGYTPESIRLFAERIGVSKADSVIDVSVLEDCLRFDLNKRASRAMAVLHPLKLVIDNYPDGKVEELEAVNNPEDASMGTRKTPFSRILYIEQEDFREIPPKKYFRLSPGAEVRLRYAYIVKCVDVAKDPKTGAVTEVHCTYDPETKSGSPASARKVKGTIHWVSAQHAVDVEARLYDRLFNVEEPAGDNWKNFINPNSLEVMKGGKAEPSLANAKPQDRFQFERLGYFCVDDASNPGSLIFNRTVTLRDTWAKIEKS, from the coding sequence ATGGAACACGAAGAAACCGAAGAATCTGCGAAAGCACCTGCAGCCGGACATGAAAAAAGAAACTTTATCCGCGACATTATCGATGAAGATCTGAGGTTCGGCAAATACGATACGGTTCATACGCGATTTCCTCCGGAGCCGAACGGCTACCTCCACATAGGCCATGCGAAATCTATCTGCTTGAATTTCGGAACTGCGAAGGACTACAAGGGGCTTTGCAATCTCCGTTTCGACGATACAAATCCGACAAAGGAGGAAGTGGAATATGTTGAATCGATCAAAGAAGATATGCGCTGGCTTGGATTCGATTGGGAAGATAGGGAATTCTACGCCTCGGACTATTTCGATAAACTTTATGAATTTGCGATTAAGCTGATCAAAAAAGGGAAGGCGTACGTGGACGATCTCAGCGCGGATGAGATTCGCGAGCATCGTGGTACGCTTACGGAGCCGGGAAAGGACAGTCCGTGTCGGAATCGATCGGTCGATGAAAACCTGAGTTTGTTCGATCGGATGCGCGCAGGCGAATTTCCCGATGGCTCGAGGACTCTGCGTGCTAAGATAGATATGTCCTCGCCAAATCTTAACATGCGGGACCCGGTGATGTACAGGATTTTGCATGCCGCGCATCACCGCACCGGCGATAAGTGGTGTATTTATCCGATGTACGATTGGGCACACGGGCAGTCCGATTCAATCGAAGGAATTACACATTCGATATGCACTCTGGAATTCGAAGACCACCGTCCGCTTTATAATTGGTTTGTGGAACAGCTCGAGATTTTTCATCCGCGGCAAATTGAATTCGCGCGGCTGAACCTCACGTATACGGTGATGAGTAAGCGGCGACTTCTCCAGCTCGTGCAGGAGAATCATGTCGGCGGATGGAATGATCCGAGGATGCCGACCATTTCTGGGTTGAGGCGGCGCGGATATACTCCGGAATCGATAAGGCTTTTTGCGGAGCGAATCGGAGTTTCAAAAGCAGACAGTGTCATCGACGTGTCGGTGCTCGAGGATTGCCTTCGGTTCGATTTGAACAAACGTGCATCGCGTGCCATGGCTGTGCTGCACCCTCTTAAGCTTGTGATCGATAACTACCCCGACGGGAAAGTCGAGGAGCTCGAAGCGGTCAACAATCCCGAAGACGCGTCGATGGGAACTCGCAAGACTCCGTTTTCGAGAATACTTTACATCGAGCAGGAAGATTTCCGCGAGATTCCGCCGAAGAAGTATTTCAGGCTCTCTCCCGGCGCGGAAGTGAGGTTGCGGTATGCCTACATTGTCAAATGTGTCGATGTTGCGAAAGATCCGAAGACAGGGGCGGTCACCGAAGTGCATTGCACCTACGATCCCGAGACGAAGAGCGGTTCACCCGCGAGTGCGCGGAAAGTGAAGGGAACGATTCATTGGGTTTCGGCGCAGCATGCCGTAGATGTTGAAGCACGTCTTTATGATCGGCTCTTCAACGTTGAAGAACCTGCGGGTGATAATTGGAAGAATTTCATCAATCCGAATTCTCTTGAAGTCATGAAAGGCGGCAAGGCGGAGCCGAGTTTGGCAAATGCAAAACCGCAGGATCGTTTCCAGTTTGAACGCCTCGGATATTTTTGCGTCGACGACGCGTCGAACCCCGGGAGTCTCATTTTCAATCGCACAGTGACGCTTCGCGATACGTGGGCGAAGATAGAAAAATCGTAG
- a CDS encoding YifB family Mg chelatase-like AAA ATPase → MLSKLASAATYGVNAFIVEIETNIGGGLFNWSMVGLPDNAVKESRERVQTAIKNSDLKFPYHRIIVNLAPADVKKEGSAFDLAIAVGILSASGGMDASHLGNFIIIGELALDGTVRPVHGVLPIAVEARDRGIPSIILPKGNAKEAAMVEGVDVYPVENLAEAVQLLNGEYKLLEPFHVNKEEIFGQTQLYPIDFADVKGQENVKRALEVAAAGGHNVVMIGPPGSGKTMLAKRLPTILPDMTFEEALETTKIHSVAGLLPIEAGLIATRPFRSPHHTISDSALVGGGTIPKPGEISLAHHGVLFLDELPEFERSVLEVLRQPLEDGHVTISRTKLSLDYPSKFMLLAAMNPCPCGNFGNPNASCSCTATTIQRYMSKISGPLLDRIDIHVEVPAVKYSELSSKRMGEQSCAVRARVKKARETQRGRFTGRKGLFKNADMQSKEIREFCQVDKAGEDLLKQAITKLGLSARAYDRILKVARTIADLAECKDILTEHIGEAIQYRSLDRQLYLDS, encoded by the coding sequence ATGCTTTCCAAACTCGCGAGCGCCGCGACTTACGGCGTGAACGCTTTCATCGTCGAGATCGAAACCAACATCGGCGGCGGCCTGTTCAACTGGTCGATGGTCGGTCTGCCGGATAACGCAGTCAAGGAAAGCCGCGAAAGGGTACAAACGGCCATCAAGAATTCCGATCTAAAATTCCCGTATCATCGTATAATTGTCAACCTTGCTCCGGCAGACGTCAAGAAGGAGGGGAGCGCGTTCGATCTTGCTATTGCAGTTGGAATACTTTCTGCATCTGGAGGAATGGATGCATCGCATCTCGGGAACTTTATCATTATCGGGGAACTTGCTCTTGATGGCACGGTCAGGCCCGTGCACGGCGTTTTGCCGATTGCCGTTGAGGCAAGGGACAGAGGAATACCATCGATTATCCTTCCAAAGGGAAATGCGAAAGAAGCTGCTATGGTTGAAGGAGTAGATGTGTACCCCGTCGAAAATCTTGCGGAAGCCGTCCAACTCCTGAATGGCGAATACAAACTTCTTGAACCTTTTCATGTCAACAAGGAAGAAATATTCGGACAGACTCAGTTGTACCCGATCGACTTTGCCGATGTGAAGGGCCAGGAAAATGTGAAGCGCGCGCTCGAAGTAGCGGCGGCAGGCGGACATAATGTAGTAATGATCGGTCCGCCGGGAAGCGGGAAGACCATGCTCGCGAAGCGCCTCCCGACAATCCTGCCCGATATGACATTCGAGGAAGCGCTTGAGACGACGAAGATACATTCCGTTGCGGGGCTTCTTCCGATTGAAGCCGGCCTGATAGCTACGCGGCCTTTTCGGTCGCCGCATCATACGATTTCGGACAGTGCGCTCGTTGGCGGCGGAACCATCCCCAAGCCGGGAGAAATTTCTCTCGCACACCATGGCGTACTTTTTCTCGACGAGCTCCCTGAATTTGAAAGAAGCGTGCTTGAAGTCCTCCGGCAGCCGCTCGAGGATGGGCACGTCACCATAAGCCGCACGAAACTGTCTCTGGATTATCCATCGAAATTTATGCTCCTTGCCGCGATGAACCCTTGCCCGTGTGGAAATTTCGGCAATCCGAATGCAAGCTGTTCCTGCACTGCAACCACGATACAACGCTATATGTCTAAGATAAGCGGTCCGCTTCTTGACAGAATTGATATACACGTCGAAGTGCCCGCTGTGAAATACTCTGAACTATCGAGTAAGCGGATGGGTGAACAGTCTTGTGCTGTCAGAGCACGGGTCAAGAAGGCACGCGAGACACAACGCGGCAGATTTACCGGCCGGAAAGGACTCTTCAAAAATGCCGATATGCAGAGCAAAGAGATAAGAGAATTCTGTCAGGTAGACAAAGCGGGGGAAGATTTGCTGAAGCAGGCGATCACGAAACTCGGATTGAGCGCGCGAGCATATGATAGAATCTTGAAAGTCGCCAGAACGATTGCCGACCTCGCGGAATGCAAAGATATTTTGACGGAGCACATCGGAGAGGCGATACAATATAGGAGCCTGGATAGGCAGCTGTATTTGGATTCATGA
- a CDS encoding ATP-binding protein, which produces MRLRQRSKREAPPLLTPEEFLRSITLIPDIDQLLGNFTSKFTEMFAADSVYLVLLEPVTSRYVGRKAKGDGNGLLPRFNFSQKDNLIKWLNINRCSLNVARQDQVVGFLDKVERQLLLDASIQIILPLIVINRLTGALFVGKDYSRRRYSPEEEGLMSSLVSQSALAIEYAMIYQFQEDKLKRLFHADKLVTVGELAAGAAHEIRNPLAAIRSTVQYIRKDLSIDKQTLVDGIIGEVDRIDKIIQGLLSFSRTSEIHVDSIDLHAVLEQTLSLLDSELKNHNIEIIKEYRLSDPCIRGDGEQLKQVFLNIFLNSVQAIERDGKITVTTAVASNRTDFVTILFSDTGPGIPASVLSRVFDPFYTTKENGTGIGLSISYGIVSRHGGEIEIRSTRQGEDRGTNVTINLPRNLTDHQ; this is translated from the coding sequence ATGAGACTCCGGCAGAGGAGTAAAAGGGAAGCCCCACCGCTGCTCACTCCCGAGGAATTTCTGAGGTCGATCACGCTTATCCCGGATATTGATCAACTCCTCGGCAATTTCACCTCGAAGTTCACAGAGATGTTTGCTGCTGATTCGGTTTATTTGGTTCTGTTGGAGCCGGTTACCAGTCGCTATGTCGGTAGGAAGGCAAAAGGCGACGGCAACGGACTGCTGCCAAGATTCAATTTTTCTCAGAAGGATAACCTTATCAAGTGGCTGAATATAAACCGGTGTTCCCTTAATGTGGCACGCCAGGATCAAGTCGTTGGATTTTTGGATAAGGTGGAAAGACAACTTCTGCTTGATGCGTCGATTCAGATTATCCTTCCGCTGATCGTTATAAATCGTTTGACAGGAGCTCTGTTTGTGGGAAAGGATTACAGCAGAAGGAGGTACTCGCCGGAAGAAGAGGGGCTGATGTCAAGTCTGGTATCGCAAAGCGCCCTGGCGATCGAGTATGCCATGATATATCAGTTTCAGGAGGATAAACTGAAGAGACTGTTTCATGCGGACAAGCTCGTGACAGTCGGCGAACTCGCTGCCGGAGCAGCCCACGAAATACGGAACCCTCTTGCCGCCATCAGAAGCACCGTTCAGTACATCAGGAAAGATCTATCGATCGATAAGCAAACTCTGGTAGATGGAATCATTGGAGAAGTGGACCGGATCGACAAAATAATCCAGGGGTTGCTTTCATTCAGCAGGACATCAGAGATACATGTTGATTCGATAGATTTGCATGCCGTATTGGAACAGACACTTTCCCTGTTGGATTCTGAATTGAAGAATCATAATATTGAAATAATCAAGGAGTATCGTCTGAGCGATCCATGTATACGCGGAGATGGTGAACAGTTGAAGCAAGTGTTTCTGAATATTTTTCTTAACAGTGTACAGGCCATCGAGAGGGACGGGAAGATCACTGTAACCACGGCGGTTGCTTCAAATCGTACCGATTTCGTGACGATCTTGTTTTCCGACACGGGGCCAGGCATACCGGCTTCAGTGTTGTCGAGAGTCTTTGACCCGTTCTACACGACGAAAGAAAATGGCACGGGGATCGGCCTGTCTATTTCATACGGAATAGTCAGCAGGCATGGCGGCGAAATCGAGATCAGGAGCACCCGGCAAGGAGAAGATAGAGGGACCAATGTGACGATTAATCTTCCCAGAAATTTGACGGACCATCAATGA
- a CDS encoding sigma-54 dependent transcriptional regulator: MNNPIDKRVLIVDDEERIRNILAAILKDENYEVATANDGTEALNKMADFMPHVAIVDLQMPRMNGLETISQMMQIDSHIVPIILTAHGTIQSAVRATKHGVYDYLTKPFDNEQMLLVVKRALEHYQLAAEITELRKELSKRHGLDSIVGNSLMMQKVREEIKRIAETDAVILIEGESGTGKELAAHAIHYESARKNGPMVIVDCGSIPMSIIESEFFGHEKGAFTDAREQRIGKFEEADTGTIFLDEISELAMDAQTKLLRFLQEKEFARVGGGNAVKVDVRVIAATNRNLEDLLKAGRFREDLYYRLNVLRLRIPSLREHKEDIPLYAAHFIEKHKQTVNRGECEISSDAIQVLMSHDWGGNVRELENAIQRAMLSMSGRRIEAADLMFLARQSSSNSKQYDGEESLESYIKSLVEYTEREIIIKALEESKWSRTEAAKKLKLDRRTLFNKMRQYCIEEKSEN; this comes from the coding sequence ATGAATAATCCAATCGATAAAAGAGTTCTCATCGTGGACGATGAAGAACGCATCCGCAACATATTGGCCGCAATATTGAAAGATGAAAACTATGAAGTTGCGACTGCGAACGATGGCACCGAGGCTCTAAACAAAATGGCCGATTTCATGCCTCATGTAGCGATAGTCGATCTCCAGATGCCCCGCATGAACGGTCTGGAGACTATCTCGCAGATGATGCAAATCGACAGCCATATCGTCCCCATAATCCTGACGGCTCACGGCACAATCCAATCGGCAGTACGGGCGACCAAGCATGGTGTCTATGACTACTTGACGAAACCATTCGACAATGAGCAGATGCTTCTGGTTGTCAAGCGCGCTTTGGAGCATTATCAACTTGCCGCAGAAATTACGGAACTCAGGAAGGAACTCAGCAAGCGGCATGGACTCGACTCGATTGTCGGCAATAGTCTCATGATGCAGAAGGTGCGGGAAGAAATCAAACGCATTGCGGAAACCGATGCCGTCATATTGATAGAGGGAGAAAGCGGAACCGGCAAAGAGTTGGCCGCACATGCGATCCACTATGAAAGTGCTAGAAAAAATGGCCCGATGGTAATCGTGGATTGCGGCTCAATACCGATGAGCATAATTGAGAGCGAGTTCTTCGGGCACGAGAAAGGTGCCTTCACAGACGCCCGGGAGCAGAGGATAGGGAAGTTCGAGGAGGCGGACACAGGGACGATTTTTCTCGACGAGATTAGTGAACTCGCGATGGATGCGCAGACGAAGTTGCTTCGGTTTCTGCAGGAGAAGGAATTCGCCCGCGTTGGGGGTGGAAACGCCGTAAAGGTTGACGTGCGGGTGATTGCGGCAACCAATAGAAATCTTGAGGATCTGTTGAAGGCAGGTAGATTCCGCGAGGATTTATATTACAGGTTGAATGTCCTGAGACTTAGAATTCCTTCTTTGCGTGAGCACAAAGAAGATATCCCCCTCTATGCGGCTCACTTCATAGAGAAGCACAAACAGACCGTCAATCGGGGGGAATGCGAAATATCATCGGACGCAATTCAGGTTCTGATGTCGCATGACTGGGGCGGTAATGTTCGGGAGCTCGAAAACGCTATCCAGCGCGCCATGCTCAGCATGAGCGGCCGTCGGATTGAAGCAGCCGATTTGATGTTTCTAGCAAGACAGAGTTCTTCAAACTCTAAACAATATGATGGCGAGGAAAGTCTTGAGAGCTATATCAAATCTCTTGTCGAGTACACGGAGAGAGAAATCATTATCAAGGCTCTTGAGGAGAGTAAATGGAGCAGAACGGAAGCTGCGAAAAAACTGAAGCTGGACCGTAGGACCCTTTTCAACAAGATGAGACAATACTGCATCGAGGAAAAGTCCGAAAACTAA